The DNA sequence AGTGGCGTGGTCAGGCTAATCGTCTGCCAACCGCTTCCGGCGTTCACGCTTGACTGTTCGTAGAGGGGCGTTCCCGAAGTGGTATTGCCAGCATAGATTCGCAGGGTCGATCCGGAAATGGCCAAGTAGAGATTGGCGTCGATGGAGATCAGTTCGCCACTGACTGGAGCGGTGAATGACTGCCCGGTATTGACATTGTTGAAGTAGCTGATGACTCCAGAACCGAGGGGTTGGTCGATTTCCACCAGCGTGGCCTGTCCAGCCGTGGTCGCACTTGCCTGAGCGGTAAAGGGGGAATTACCGTCTGTGTTGAATGCCCGGACGCGGTAGAAATATGTGGTGGAATTGGCGAGGTTGGCGTCTGTGTAGCTGGTTGCATTTGCTGCTACAGTGGCAAGCAGGGTGTAATTGCTTGCATCTCCCGTTGAGCGTTCGATCTGAAATCCATCTTCATTGGTGGAGGCGTCTGTCCAGCTCAAATCGATATTCGTGCCGCCCGAAACAGTCGCCGTCAAATTTGTGGGGGCATTCGGTGGGGTAGGGGTGCCATCACTTTGGGTCGTAGCGGATGTACTGGTGCTGGTGGCGGCATTTCCGCTTCCATCCTCGATTCGGATTTGGTAGAAATAGGGGGTGCTGGCTGTCAATCCTCCATCTGAGTAACTTGTGCTGTTGGCGGCAAGGGTGGAGATTGTGGTAAATGGACCCGCTGCATTTCCGGAGCGTTGAACCAGCACTTGGGTTTCGTTGGCCTCATTGTCGTTCCATGTCAAATCGATCTGGCTACTGGAAACAGCAGTGGCGACCAAGTTGTCAGGCGCTTGGAGCGTTACGGGTGGAGGTCCGAGCAGTCCGAAGAATTCTGCGGCGTAGTAGCTGGACCAGAAATCCTCATCTGAAGTGTACGAACCGGTATTCCCGCCTTGTGTAGTTCCTGTTCCCGGATCAATTGCCACAGCATGCCCCATTCCGTTGAAGCTGTAGGAAACGACTTTGGCCGTTCCGGAGGCATCCTGAAATTCCTTCTTCAGTACATTGCTATTGCCGAGGTAGGCATTGTCGGTCAGGTCGGCGGTTTGGTCGATGCCCTGTACGTTGGTCCATTGCTCGATCAGCTCTTGCTCATTGGCATAGTACACCGTGAAATCCGAAGTCCCGTGGAAAATGGCTACTGTCGGCCAATCCCCTGAGAAGCTGGACGCGTTTCGGACTCGGTTGCCAAGCTGTGCAGGAGAGAGGTTTACGTTGCCAAACATCGCCTGAAACGCAGCAGTCGTACCCGTCGCCACATCGTAGGGTAGGCCGGACATCACCGCTCCCGAGGCAAATACTTCTGGATAGGTGGCCAGCATGATGGAAGCCATCGCTCCTCCTGCCGAAAATCCGGTCACAAATACCCGGTCGTCATCTACCGAATAGTTGTTTTTGAGGTAGGTGACCATATTGTTGAGCGAGGCTGCTTCTCCAAATCCGCGAGACTTGTCGCCATTTTCAAACCAGTTGAAGCATCCGGAGGAATTGTTAGAGGAGCGCTGTTCGGGATAGATCACATAAAATTTGTACTGGTCGGCCAGCTTGTTCCAGTCAGTTTCACTGGCGAAGGAGCTGGCATTTTGGGTGCAGCCATGCAGCGCCATGACCACGGGGGCGTCGGCGGGCATGTTGGAGGGCGTGTAGATGAACATCCCCAAATTTCCCGGGTTCGAGCCGAAGTTGGAGACGGTCGTTAGTTGGGAAAGTCCAAGCGAGTAGGTGAGGCTGAGGAGTACAGCCAGTAGTGTCCTTTTCATGAGAAATCTGTTGAATACGAAAGTAGCGTAGAATGATATTCAGCGATTTCTCGGGGATTAGCCTAACGGGAATCGGGAAAATGAGCGGTAGACTTTGGGAGAAATTTTCATTGATCAGTCAATGGAATGGGGGCTGCACGAAGAAATAGCTCACGGATTGAAAAAATGGTCAAGGGGGTGGACTTTGCCGATTACCAATCGAATACAAACCCCTTGCCGTGGATATTTTCGATACGGATGGATGGATCTTGAGCGAGATATTTTCGAAGTCGAGAAATGAAGACATCCATACTTTTGCGGCTGAATTCGTCCGCATCTCCCCAGATTTGCTGCAAGGCCAGTTTTCGGGGAAGAAGTTTGCCACGGTGGGAGCAAAGCAGCGTGAGTAATTCGGTTTCTCTCCCG is a window from the Pontibacter sp. G13 genome containing:
- a CDS encoding PHB depolymerase family esterase, with product MKRTLLAVLLSLTYSLGLSQLTTVSNFGSNPGNLGMFIYTPSNMPADAPVVMALHGCTQNASSFASETDWNKLADQYKFYVIYPEQRSSNNSSGCFNWFENGDKSRGFGEAASLNNMVTYLKNNYSVDDDRVFVTGFSAGGAMASIMLATYPEVFASGAVMSGLPYDVATGTTAAFQAMFGNVNLSPAQLGNRVRNASSFSGDWPTVAIFHGTSDFTVYYANEQELIEQWTNVQGIDQTADLTDNAYLGNSNVLKKEFQDASGTAKVVSYSFNGMGHAVAIDPGTGTTQGGNTGSYTSDEDFWSSYYAAEFFGLLGPPPVTLQAPDNLVATAVSSSQIDLTWNDNEANETQVLVQRSGNAAGPFTTISTLAANSTSYSDGGLTASTPYFYQIRIEDGSGNAATSTSTSATTQSDGTPTPPNAPTNLTATVSGGTNIDLSWTDASTNEDGFQIERSTGDASNYTLLATVAANATSYTDANLANSTTYFYRVRAFNTDGNSPFTAQASATTAGQATLVEIDQPLGSGVISYFNNVNTGQSFTAPVSGELISIDANLYLAISGSTLRIYAGNTTSGTPLYEQSSVNAGSGWQTISLTTPLAVSQGQVYTFQLTSASIRYNFSNVYAGGNFWYNSISYTVFDAAFGATFSTTSGSRLAAKGSLSLHAYPNPTRSFLTIEAGGFEGNSSLSVMDLQGRTLLTQIQTDKLDVTGLAAGMYWLVLHTDQGQLVKQFRKE